A part of Terriglobia bacterium genomic DNA contains:
- a CDS encoding amidase: MAVPPSTPAAESSASPGQGVRKFDLQETTIAALQQAMKSGRLTAHSITEKYLTRIEQLDRRGPSLHSVIEVNPDALAIARDLDRERKAKGPRGSLHGIPVLVKDNIGTADRMTTTAGSYALEGSIPLRDSFVAAQLRKAGAIIVGKANLSEWANARSSHSTSGWSGRGGLARNPYALDRNPCGSSSGSGVAASANLCPVAVGTETNGSIVCPSSINGLVGIKPTVGLVSRSGVVPISHTQDTAGPMARTVADAAILLGAMSGVDSLDKATLGSRGKSLTDYTKFLDARGLRGARIGVVRHLFGYSDFVDKLANAAIAVMKEHGAVIVDPAEIETLKEMGDGESDVLSYEFKADLNAYLESLGPKAPVHTLREIIKFNDKHAREEMPYFGQDIFIKAEAKGPLSDPTYQKALEKCRTLSRDKGIDATMEKYKLDTLVAPTAGPAFTTDLVNGDHDTGGSSSPAAIAGYPHVTVPAGFVFGLPVGISFFGRAWSEPTLIKLAYSFEQATKFRKPPKFLPTADLRV; encoded by the coding sequence ATGGCCGTGCCACCTTCCACTCCCGCTGCAGAATCGTCAGCTTCGCCTGGCCAGGGCGTCCGCAAATTCGACCTGCAAGAAACCACCATTGCCGCGCTCCAGCAGGCGATGAAATCCGGCAGGCTGACGGCGCACTCGATTACGGAAAAGTACCTGACGCGAATCGAGCAACTCGACCGGCGCGGGCCGTCCTTGCATTCCGTTATTGAAGTCAACCCCGATGCCCTTGCCATCGCCCGCGACCTTGACCGCGAGCGCAAGGCCAAGGGTCCTCGAGGTTCCCTGCACGGCATTCCCGTGCTGGTGAAGGACAACATCGGGACGGCGGACCGCATGACCACTACGGCCGGCTCGTACGCTCTTGAGGGTTCGATTCCGCTGCGTGATTCCTTTGTGGCGGCGCAGCTTCGCAAGGCCGGAGCCATCATCGTGGGCAAGGCCAACTTGAGCGAGTGGGCCAACGCCCGCTCGTCGCACTCCACCAGCGGGTGGAGCGGGCGCGGCGGCTTGGCGCGCAATCCCTATGCGCTTGACCGCAATCCCTGTGGATCGAGTTCCGGTTCCGGCGTGGCCGCCTCCGCCAATCTGTGTCCGGTGGCCGTGGGCACCGAAACCAACGGATCGATTGTGTGCCCGTCATCCATCAACGGCCTTGTGGGCATTAAGCCGACGGTGGGGCTGGTGAGCCGCAGCGGAGTGGTTCCCATTTCGCACACCCAGGATACCGCCGGCCCCATGGCGCGAACTGTGGCCGACGCGGCAATTCTGCTGGGCGCGATGAGCGGCGTCGATTCGCTTGACAAGGCGACACTCGGGAGCCGCGGCAAGTCTCTGACGGACTACACAAAGTTCCTGGACGCGCGCGGGCTGCGCGGAGCCCGCATCGGCGTGGTGCGGCACTTGTTTGGTTACAGCGACTTTGTCGATAAGCTGGCGAACGCCGCCATCGCTGTCATGAAGGAACATGGTGCGGTGATCGTAGACCCGGCGGAAATCGAGACGCTCAAGGAGATGGGCGATGGGGAATCTGACGTGTTGTCATACGAATTCAAAGCTGACTTGAACGCCTACCTCGAATCGCTCGGGCCAAAAGCTCCCGTTCATACGCTGAGGGAGATCATCAAGTTCAACGACAAGCACGCTCGCGAAGAGATGCCTTATTTCGGCCAGGACATCTTCATCAAAGCGGAAGCCAAAGGGCCGCTCAGCGATCCCACGTACCAGAAAGCGCTCGAGAAATGCCGCACGCTCTCGCGCGACAAGGGCATCGACGCCACTATGGAAAAATACAAGCTGGATACGCTGGTGGCGCCCACCGCAGGGCCGGCCTTTACCACGGACCTGGTGAACGGCGACCACGATACGGGCGGAAGTTCCAGCCCCGCCGCCATCGCCGGCTATCCCCACGTGACGGTGCCCGCCGGGTTCGTCTTCGGGCTTCCCGTCGGCATTTCGTTCTTCGGCCGCGCCTGGAGCGAGCCTACGCTGATCAAGCTGGCATATTCTTTCGAGCAGGCTACAAAATTTCGCAAGCCGCCGAAGTTCCTGCCCACGGCGGATTTGAGGGTGTAG
- a CDS encoding M56 family metallopeptidase — MIAALVRHLIESTVFAALVTLFPILMKKRGAAARHTIWLLAASKFALPVALFSAAGIQLRSFFPAHEVFLASSTVLPRVLVPAAPAPISSGTVGWIDGLILAAWFGGSTLMLALWLRSFLAPIGHSAPSPDSETEVLARMRKQIGLRRKVALRSIESNAEPAVRGVWRLTITLPKGLSTLLALREFESVLLHELAHASRRDNLTMSFVHTLVCLFWFHPLLWWIERRLIAEQELACDEFVLRNGPTSEEYAAGLLKVCRFHLLESGASTCGFAGSNLKNRLEAIMSFKLNHLNQHAPRLLLGTLLSAVTVVPLGMGLLATPVAYAQDTNAHKPLSGTAISGRAITCTSESKDYPMGTVIQVKTRNGGFLAQQMCVEDPNGHPLWVRTNTEARQRSQHVIIVPSPPPVFCKPASSPSPKYCACEMDSGPSTFGFGAIVYTVDGKGHLRCDKGKWRPATPEELGLREKN, encoded by the coding sequence ATGATCGCGGCGCTGGTTCGGCACTTGATTGAATCGACCGTCTTCGCAGCCCTCGTGACACTTTTCCCAATCCTGATGAAAAAGCGCGGGGCTGCAGCCCGGCATACCATATGGCTTCTTGCAGCTTCAAAGTTTGCTCTCCCGGTAGCATTGTTTTCAGCGGCAGGCATTCAGTTGCGGTCTTTTTTCCCTGCTCACGAGGTGTTCCTTGCAAGCTCCACTGTGTTGCCACGCGTCCTCGTTCCAGCGGCTCCGGCGCCAATCAGCAGCGGAACGGTGGGGTGGATCGACGGTCTAATTCTGGCTGCATGGTTCGGAGGCTCCACATTGATGCTGGCGCTCTGGCTCCGCAGCTTCCTGGCCCCAATTGGCCATTCTGCGCCGTCCCCGGATTCAGAAACCGAAGTGCTGGCCCGAATGCGAAAGCAGATCGGGCTGCGCAGGAAGGTTGCTTTGCGCTCCATAGAATCGAATGCCGAGCCGGCCGTCCGGGGTGTCTGGCGGCTGACGATCACCCTTCCAAAGGGTCTTTCAACATTACTTGCACTCCGGGAGTTTGAATCTGTACTGCTCCACGAGCTGGCGCACGCCAGCCGCCGCGACAATTTGACCATGAGCTTTGTCCACACTCTGGTCTGCCTGTTCTGGTTTCACCCGCTCTTGTGGTGGATAGAGCGGCGGCTAATCGCAGAGCAGGAACTGGCCTGCGATGAATTCGTGCTTCGCAATGGGCCGACCAGCGAGGAGTACGCAGCGGGCCTTCTCAAGGTTTGCCGGTTCCACCTCCTGGAAAGCGGAGCGAGCACATGTGGATTTGCCGGTTCGAATCTGAAAAATCGATTGGAGGCAATCATGTCTTTCAAACTTAACCACCTTAACCAGCACGCGCCCCGGCTCCTGCTCGGCACACTGCTTTCGGCCGTGACAGTTGTCCCGCTGGGCATGGGGCTTTTGGCCACGCCGGTTGCCTATGCGCAGGACACTAATGCCCACAAACCACTTTCTGGAACGGCAATTTCAGGGCGGGCAATTACTTGCACTTCTGAGAGCAAGGATTATCCCATGGGCACTGTAATCCAAGTAAAAACCCGAAACGGGGGGTTTCTGGCCCAGCAAATGTGCGTCGAGGACCCAAACGGCCACCCTTTATGGGTTCGAACCAACACAGAGGCCCGCCAGCGGAGCCAGCATGTGATCATTGTTCCCAGCCCGCCCCCTGTATTTTGTAAGCCCGCGTCGTCGCCTTCTCCAAAGTATTGCGCCTGCGAAATGGACTCGGGGCCGAGCACGTTTGGATTTGGGGCCATCGTTTACACAGTAGATGGAAAGGGACACTTGCGCTGCGACAAGGGCAAATGGCGCCCTGCAACTCCTGAAGAACTCGGGCTGCGCGAGAAGAATTGA
- a CDS encoding BlaI/MecI/CopY family transcriptional regulator: protein MSNPRVTKFEFQLLQKLWDLGPSSVREVQQSLPHEERPAYTTVQTIIYRLEEKGAVRRVKKIGNAHIFEAALTRRAVYRRFINDLLELLDGSPALLVSHLIDTGKLTLADIRAIEEELAAKERRK from the coding sequence ATGTCAAACCCACGAGTCACCAAATTCGAATTTCAACTACTCCAAAAGCTTTGGGACCTGGGGCCCTCCTCCGTTCGTGAAGTCCAGCAGAGCCTCCCCCACGAAGAACGCCCCGCCTACACAACCGTCCAGACGATTATCTATCGTTTGGAAGAAAAAGGGGCGGTCCGTCGAGTAAAGAAGATCGGGAATGCACACATTTTTGAAGCTGCTCTTACTCGACGGGCGGTCTATCGACGTTTCATCAATGATCTCCTGGAGTTGCTGGATGGCTCTCCCGCTCTTTTGGTGTCGCATCTAATCGACACCGGTAAGCTTACCCTTGCTGATATTCGCGCCATTGAAGAAGAGCTGGCTGCAAAGGAGAGGAGAAAATGA
- a CDS encoding DUF3311 domain-containing protein gives MVRKPTWPALLLGLIPFVGVCFTVALWDRIDPFVLGLPFNFFWLVLWILLTPLCLWGAYHFEKRADPEHSGGPQSGAR, from the coding sequence ATGGTGCGAAAGCCAACCTGGCCTGCCTTGCTGCTGGGGCTGATTCCGTTTGTGGGTGTGTGCTTTACGGTTGCGCTCTGGGACCGCATTGACCCTTTTGTGCTGGGGCTTCCCTTCAACTTCTTCTGGCTAGTCTTGTGGATACTGTTGACGCCGCTCTGCCTTTGGGGCGCATATCATTTTGAAAAGCGCGCTGACCCCGAGCATTCCGGCGGGCCGCAGAGCGGAGCACGATGA
- a CDS encoding sodium:solute symporter family protein, whose amino-acid sequence MNSSVIALLIILAIIGIGSFIGFRAGSRQAMNLEQWAVGGRGFGLVLVWLLMAGEAYTTFSFLGASGWAYSRGGPALYILAYISLAYVVSFFILPPLWEVGRARGLQTQSDFFEKRYDSKLLAGLVAVIGVVFIVPYLQLQLKGMGIIVEVASFGEINRTAAMAIAGALVAGFVFTSGIHAVARVSILKDLLLLGAAVVIGIAVPYHWFGGIGQMFKALASAHPAHLTMPGATRNMGHAWYLSTVLLTGLGAYMWPHLIGSCFTAKSADTLRRNAIVMPLYTLTLPFIFFAGFAAVLIVPGLRDGDLSLLTVVQKTFPPWFLGIVGGAGALTAMVPSAILILTAATLFAKNFYRPLIAPSMTDDHVARLARWTSVALMAVALFFTLTSGKTIVALLLIGYAGVSQFFPGIVLGLFWNRASRAGVFSGLVVGIVAVALLILSGRDPFVGLNAGFAALILNFAVTVVVSLASRSPARGINSPWMPAAERR is encoded by the coding sequence ATGAATTCATCCGTCATCGCACTTTTGATTATTCTTGCCATTATCGGAATTGGCTCGTTTATTGGCTTTCGCGCGGGCTCTCGCCAGGCGATGAACCTTGAGCAGTGGGCAGTGGGCGGCCGGGGCTTTGGACTGGTGCTCGTCTGGCTGCTGATGGCGGGCGAGGCTTATACCACCTTCTCGTTTCTCGGGGCCAGCGGCTGGGCCTATTCACGCGGCGGTCCGGCGCTTTATATTCTCGCCTACATTTCGCTGGCTTACGTGGTGTCATTCTTTATTCTTCCGCCGCTGTGGGAGGTCGGCCGCGCGCGCGGATTGCAGACACAGTCTGATTTTTTCGAGAAGCGATATGACAGCAAGTTGCTGGCGGGCCTGGTGGCCGTCATCGGAGTGGTGTTCATCGTTCCCTATCTGCAACTGCAACTGAAGGGAATGGGCATCATCGTGGAAGTGGCCAGCTTTGGTGAAATCAATCGCACGGCGGCCATGGCGATTGCGGGCGCGCTGGTGGCCGGATTTGTGTTTACCAGCGGCATCCACGCCGTCGCGCGCGTAAGTATCCTGAAAGACCTGCTGCTGCTGGGGGCTGCGGTGGTGATTGGCATTGCTGTTCCATACCACTGGTTCGGCGGGATTGGCCAGATGTTCAAGGCGCTTGCCAGCGCTCATCCCGCGCACCTCACCATGCCGGGCGCCACCAGGAACATGGGACACGCGTGGTACCTTTCCACCGTCCTGCTGACCGGACTCGGCGCCTACATGTGGCCCCACCTCATCGGGAGTTGCTTCACCGCCAAGAGCGCCGACACGCTGCGGCGCAACGCCATCGTGATGCCGCTCTACACGCTGACATTGCCGTTCATTTTCTTTGCGGGCTTTGCGGCCGTGCTGATCGTTCCGGGGCTTCGAGACGGCGACCTTTCACTCCTGACGGTGGTGCAGAAGACGTTTCCGCCGTGGTTTCTCGGGATTGTGGGCGGCGCCGGAGCGCTGACGGCCATGGTGCCTTCCGCCATTCTCATCCTGACGGCAGCTACGTTGTTCGCCAAGAATTTCTACCGGCCGCTCATTGCGCCTTCGATGACTGACGACCATGTTGCCAGACTGGCCCGGTGGACTTCCGTGGCGCTGATGGCGGTAGCGCTGTTCTTTACGCTGACAAGCGGGAAGACGATTGTCGCGCTCCTTTTGATCGGGTATGCGGGAGTTTCGCAGTTCTTCCCCGGCATCGTTCTCGGGCTCTTCTGGAATCGCGCAAGCCGGGCGGGAGTGTTCTCGGGACTTGTCGTGGGAATCGTCGCCGTCGCGCTCCTCATCCTGAGTGGCCGCGACCCCTTCGTGGGATTGAACGCGGGCTTCGCCGCACTCATCCTCAATTTTGCCGTGACGGTTGTCGTCAGCCTGGCGAGCCGCTCGCCAGCGCGTGGCATCAATTCACCCTGGATGCCAGCCGCAGAGAGGCGCTAG
- a CDS encoding AbrB/MazE/SpoVT family DNA-binding domain-containing protein, which yields MKTASETQLGKWGNSLAVRIPKTVAESARLAEGDPLTVSLGRDGAIVIKPSRRRHSLGELVGRITAKNRHGKTEWGGPVGKETW from the coding sequence ATGAAAACCGCAAGCGAAACACAGCTCGGTAAGTGGGGCAACAGCCTGGCAGTGAGAATCCCGAAGACGGTGGCGGAGAGCGCCCGGCTTGCAGAAGGTGATCCGCTGACCGTGAGTCTGGGCCGCGATGGAGCTATCGTGATTAAACCCAGTCGTCGCAGGCACAGCCTCGGCGAGCTGGTCGGCAGGATCACCGCCAAAAACCGCCACGGCAAAACGGAATGGGGCGGGCCGGTCGGGAAGGAGACATGGTAG
- the mazF gene encoding endoribonuclease MazF, translating into MVARGYVPDAGDLIWLTFDPQAGREQAGRRPALVLSPQLYNERSGLALVCPVTSRVKGYPFEVALPENMRIGGVILADHLKSVDWKERRAEVVGRVPQEVLDEVLSRLSPLLGI; encoded by the coding sequence ATGGTAGCGCGTGGCTACGTTCCCGATGCTGGCGACCTAATCTGGCTGACCTTTGATCCGCAAGCAGGGCGCGAACAGGCAGGACGTCGGCCTGCCCTGGTTCTCTCGCCCCAGCTTTACAACGAAAGGAGCGGGCTGGCTCTGGTCTGCCCGGTTACCAGCCGCGTAAAAGGCTACCCCTTCGAAGTTGCTTTGCCAGAAAATATGCGCATTGGGGGAGTGATACTTGCCGACCACCTGAAGAGTGTGGATTGGAAAGAACGGCGAGCGGAAGTTGTCGGCCGCGTGCCACAAGAAGTCCTTGATGAAGTCCTCAGCCGCCTGTCGCCGTTGCTCGGGATTTGA
- a CDS encoding methylated-DNA--[protein]-cysteine S-methyltransferase, with protein sequence MHTMQNDYSRIEKAIHYLDERFPAQPDLAEVAKSINLSPFHFQRLFRRWAGISPKRFLQFLMLDYAKHALDQSGNVLDATYAAGLSSPSRLHDLFVSVEAVTPGEFKKRGAGLRISYGFHPSPFGECLLAVTDRGICAMYFVTSKRDDLVNEVRHRWPGADFVEDSKATGQYLDRIFPRNGRPGKLPIDLRGTNFQIKVWQALLEIPPGAVVPYRELAVRVGNPKASRAVGGAVGQNPIAFIIPCHRVIRTVGALGGYHGGVNRKRAMLAWEAARTHGEE encoded by the coding sequence ATGCATACAATGCAAAACGATTACTCGCGGATCGAGAAGGCAATCCACTATCTCGATGAACGCTTTCCTGCACAGCCCGACCTTGCTGAGGTTGCGAAGAGCATCAACCTCAGTCCCTTTCACTTTCAACGGCTCTTCCGGCGGTGGGCCGGCATCAGCCCCAAACGTTTTCTGCAGTTCCTGATGCTGGACTACGCAAAGCACGCACTCGACCAGTCCGGAAATGTTCTCGACGCTACGTATGCCGCTGGCCTCTCAAGCCCCAGCCGGCTGCACGACCTGTTCGTCAGCGTGGAAGCCGTTACTCCCGGCGAATTCAAGAAGCGGGGCGCAGGCCTTCGCATCAGTTACGGGTTCCATCCCAGCCCGTTCGGCGAATGCCTGCTGGCCGTGACCGATCGGGGAATCTGCGCCATGTACTTTGTCACCAGCAAGCGCGACGACCTGGTGAACGAGGTGCGCCACCGCTGGCCCGGAGCCGATTTCGTCGAAGACTCCAAAGCGACGGGCCAATACCTCGACCGGATCTTCCCTCGAAACGGCCGTCCGGGAAAACTACCCATTGACCTGCGCGGAACCAATTTCCAGATCAAGGTGTGGCAGGCGCTGCTGGAGATTCCCCCCGGCGCCGTCGTACCCTATCGAGAACTGGCCGTGCGCGTGGGCAATCCCAAAGCGTCCCGTGCCGTGGGCGGGGCCGTCGGGCAAAACCCCATTGCCTTCATCATTCCCTGCCACCGAGTCATTCGAACCGTGGGAGCACTGGGCGGCTATCACGGCGGAGTCAATCGCAAACGCGCCATGCTTGCCTGGGAAGCCGCGCGCACTCACGGCGAGGAATAA
- a CDS encoding Gfo/Idh/MocA family oxidoreductase: MDKLGVAIVGTGWVSGEYIRSFEADPRTEVRAIVSRDKDRAHEKTEEFKLGSARAYEHLERMLDDPGIHIVVLATPHHLHVPQGIAAANAGKHLVIEKPVALDLEGMRNLQAAVHAAKVKTVVSFVLRWNPLFETIRAMLADGFIGKLFAAEVDYLHGIGPWYAQYYWNIKKDMAGSSLLTGGCHAADGLRWFVRSKAVEVFAYANTSPDNPLHYEYEPNSVTLVRFQDGTIGKVASSVESIMPYVFRIQLLGDQGAIRNNEIFSKRWPGQKNWAAIPTVLPDSGDVAHHPFPQEVSHFIDCILEDRESHANLDDAALTHEICFASEISARERRPVSLPL, translated from the coding sequence ATGGACAAACTGGGTGTGGCGATCGTGGGAACGGGATGGGTTTCGGGCGAATACATCCGGTCGTTTGAAGCCGACCCTCGCACGGAGGTGCGCGCTATCGTCAGCCGGGACAAAGATCGCGCCCATGAAAAGACGGAAGAATTCAAGCTGGGGAGCGCACGGGCCTATGAACATCTCGAAAGGATGCTCGACGACCCCGGAATCCACATCGTCGTACTGGCAACGCCTCATCATCTGCACGTCCCGCAAGGCATCGCTGCAGCAAATGCAGGCAAGCACCTGGTGATTGAAAAGCCAGTGGCCCTCGACCTGGAAGGGATGAGGAACCTTCAGGCCGCCGTTCATGCCGCGAAAGTCAAGACCGTGGTCAGTTTTGTGCTGCGCTGGAACCCGCTGTTCGAGACCATTCGAGCGATGCTGGCCGACGGATTCATTGGAAAGCTCTTTGCCGCCGAAGTTGATTACCTGCACGGCATTGGGCCCTGGTACGCCCAGTACTATTGGAACATCAAAAAGGACATGGCCGGCAGCAGCCTGCTGACGGGAGGGTGCCACGCTGCCGACGGTCTCCGCTGGTTTGTACGCAGCAAGGCCGTGGAGGTTTTTGCCTACGCCAACACCAGCCCGGACAACCCTCTGCATTATGAGTATGAGCCTAACAGCGTCACGCTGGTCCGTTTTCAAGATGGCACCATCGGCAAGGTGGCCTCTTCAGTGGAGTCCATCATGCCCTATGTTTTCCGCATCCAGTTGCTGGGAGATCAGGGAGCCATCCGCAACAACGAGATCTTCAGCAAGCGCTGGCCCGGCCAGAAAAACTGGGCGGCCATTCCCACCGTTCTTCCTGACAGCGGTGACGTGGCACATCATCCCTTCCCGCAGGAGGTCAGTCATTTCATTGATTGCATCCTGGAAGATCGGGAATCGCACGCCAATCTCGATGACGCCGCGCTCACCCACGAAATCTGCTTCGCCTCAGAAATTTCAGCGCGCGAACGCCGGCCCGTCTCTCTGCCGCTGTAA
- a CDS encoding response regulator transcription factor, translating to MTLRLMLADDNELVRRSLRNLLERAGLNVIIEAADGEQAVSLALQHRPDVILLDLSMPHLNGIEAARRIRKSIPEARTIILTIHRDYHYVRRALEAGAHGYILKDRAVGELVRGVRQVAEGKVFVSDALSHLVAQQV from the coding sequence ATGACGCTGCGACTCATGCTCGCCGACGACAACGAGCTTGTCCGCCGAAGTCTGCGGAACCTGCTTGAACGGGCTGGTCTCAACGTCATTATTGAAGCTGCCGATGGAGAACAGGCGGTTTCCCTTGCCCTTCAGCACCGGCCTGACGTCATTCTGCTTGACCTTTCAATGCCGCACCTGAACGGCATCGAAGCTGCCCGCCGGATCCGGAAGTCTATTCCTGAAGCGCGCACCATCATCCTGACCATCCACCGCGACTACCACTACGTTCGGCGAGCTCTGGAGGCTGGGGCCCACGGTTACATTCTCAAAGATCGTGCGGTAGGAGAGCTGGTCCGCGGAGTTCGACAGGTCGCCGAGGGCAAAGTCTTTGTCAGTGACGCGCTTTCCCATCTGGTCGCCCAGCAGGTATAA
- a CDS encoding response regulator transcription factor, with protein sequence MPIRILLADDHQMVRQGLKALLEQEGFKVVGEAADGHQATRLAQELLPDIAILDLAMPLMNGIGAAKAISQISPQTKLIVLTMHTEAQYVLEALRAGIRGYVLKSRAAGELVQAIREVSRGSTFLSSDISDTVVDAYLNKVDVPSDSLSPRELQVLQLVAEGKTTKEVASLLNISVKTAESHRTRIMEKLDIHETASLVRYAIRRGLVQP encoded by the coding sequence ATGCCTATACGTATCCTTCTGGCAGATGACCATCAGATGGTGCGCCAGGGACTGAAGGCCCTTCTTGAGCAGGAGGGCTTCAAGGTCGTCGGCGAAGCCGCCGACGGCCACCAGGCCACCCGCCTGGCACAGGAATTGTTGCCTGACATTGCCATCCTTGATCTTGCAATGCCTTTGATGAACGGGATCGGCGCGGCCAAGGCCATCAGCCAGATAAGTCCCCAGACGAAATTGATCGTCCTGACCATGCACACAGAAGCCCAGTACGTACTGGAAGCTCTGCGCGCAGGAATCAGGGGCTACGTTCTGAAAAGCCGCGCCGCTGGCGAACTGGTCCAGGCCATTCGCGAAGTTTCGCGAGGTTCGACTTTCCTGAGTTCTGATATTTCAGATACAGTTGTCGACGCCTACCTGAACAAGGTTGATGTTCCAAGCGACAGTCTCAGCCCGCGTGAACTTCAGGTTTTGCAGCTCGTCGCCGAAGGAAAAACAACCAAAGAGGTGGCTTCCCTTCTGAATATCAGCGTGAAAACCGCCGAATCGCACCGGACCCGGATCATGGAGAAACTCGACATCCATGAAACCGCTAGCCTCGTTCGTTATGCTATCCGACGCGGCCTGGTCCAACCCTGA
- a CDS encoding PAS domain S-box protein produces the protein MKASQRELMRQYESALRTYLEKKDDMALEEAYELGRRALRLEISLIEMVTLHSDAFNCSLPKLPEAGDKSGAMKASERFLIETLTPYEMTISGYRETNAALQASEERYRELFENANDIVFTADAEGRLTSINRAGERLTGYRRDEPPPIPVNLLAMEHIEEAARIFQHLMAGGDPLTRELEILTKDGHSLTIEVSARPILNGGKVVGIQGIARDVSERKRAEQALHRLNEALEERAKHIAHELHDEASQLLVSVHIAIDGMMNNLPPSGQQTIGEIKRLIERIETELRRLSHELRPTILDDLGLVPAVEFLTQGVSKRFGIPITVEGDTAGRISPQVEVALYRIIQEALSNINKHARAAHVSIRIQKEQNKIHLTITDDGAGFDVQSVLGQKGRSGLGLIGIRERLIPLRGECIINSSPGKGTEILVQVPSEGKDAYTYPSGR, from the coding sequence ATGAAAGCCAGCCAGCGTGAACTCATGCGCCAGTACGAGTCCGCCCTGCGGACCTATCTGGAGAAGAAGGACGATATGGCCCTGGAAGAAGCCTATGAACTGGGGCGCCGCGCTCTGCGGCTGGAGATCAGCCTGATCGAAATGGTCACGCTTCATAGCGATGCCTTCAACTGCTCCCTTCCAAAATTGCCCGAGGCTGGGGATAAGTCGGGTGCTATGAAGGCGTCCGAAAGGTTTCTGATCGAAACCCTCACTCCCTATGAGATGACGATCAGCGGCTATCGGGAAACGAACGCCGCCCTGCAGGCCAGCGAGGAACGCTACCGCGAGCTGTTCGAAAACGCAAATGACATCGTCTTCACCGCTGATGCCGAAGGCAGGCTGACGTCCATCAACAGGGCCGGCGAAAGGCTTACTGGGTATCGGCGGGACGAGCCTCCTCCCATCCCCGTCAACCTGCTGGCGATGGAGCATATCGAGGAAGCTGCCAGGATTTTCCAGCACCTGATGGCCGGTGGCGATCCCTTGACGCGTGAGCTCGAGATTCTGACGAAAGATGGGCACTCCCTTACCATCGAGGTTAGCGCTCGACCGATACTGAATGGGGGGAAAGTCGTCGGAATCCAGGGCATTGCTCGCGACGTATCAGAACGTAAGCGCGCCGAACAAGCCCTGCACCGGCTGAATGAAGCCCTCGAAGAACGAGCGAAACATATCGCCCACGAGCTTCATGACGAGGCAAGCCAGCTCCTGGTGTCGGTCCACATCGCAATCGACGGGATGATGAATAACCTGCCACCTTCCGGCCAGCAGACCATCGGAGAAATCAAGCGGCTCATTGAGCGGATTGAAACAGAGTTAAGACGGCTTTCCCATGAACTGCGGCCTACCATTCTGGACGACCTCGGACTGGTTCCTGCAGTGGAGTTCCTGACTCAGGGCGTCTCAAAGCGGTTCGGAATTCCAATCACCGTCGAGGGAGACACCGCCGGGCGGATTTCACCCCAGGTGGAGGTCGCGCTCTATCGCATCATTCAGGAAGCCCTCAGTAATATCAATAAGCACGCCAGGGCTGCTCATGTTTCGATTCGGATCCAAAAGGAGCAGAACAAAATCCATCTGACCATTACAGATGATGGCGCCGGCTTTGACGTCCAGTCCGTCCTGGGACAGAAAGGAAGGTCCGGCCTGGGACTGATCGGAATCAGGGAACGGCTGATTCCTTTGCGCGGGGAATGTATAATCAACTCCAGTCCCGGTAAAGGCACGGAAATCTTGGTTCAGGTTCCATCGGAGGGAAAAGATGCCTATACGTATCCTTCTGGCAGATGA
- a CDS encoding SpoIIE family protein phosphatase, which produces MEVMNSNLVEWGVAERRMAGETLSGDLHVVKPLGDSVLLAVADGLGHGAAAAEAARLALETVEACAHQPLAQVLENCNQKLHQTRGVVMTVAMLNALDNSMEWLGVGNVKGVLVRSMPGGKAVTECLLLSSGIIGGKLPPLRASALKISSGDTVVLTTDGIRQGFEDGLVLSASPQKTAESILRRDGLDTDDALVLVAKFQGRAR; this is translated from the coding sequence ATGGAAGTCATGAATTCCAACCTCGTCGAATGGGGCGTGGCGGAAAGGCGTATGGCCGGTGAAACGCTGTCGGGTGACTTGCACGTGGTGAAGCCGCTAGGAGATAGTGTCCTGCTTGCCGTCGCTGACGGGCTGGGCCATGGCGCGGCGGCCGCGGAAGCTGCCCGGCTCGCTTTGGAGACAGTAGAAGCGTGTGCTCACCAGCCGCTGGCCCAGGTGCTCGAAAATTGCAATCAGAAACTGCACCAGACGCGCGGTGTCGTCATGACCGTGGCCATGCTCAACGCGCTCGACAACTCCATGGAATGGCTCGGCGTGGGCAATGTTAAGGGAGTTCTGGTGCGTTCGATGCCTGGCGGCAAAGCGGTGACGGAGTGCCTGTTGTTGTCCAGCGGGATCATCGGCGGAAAGCTGCCTCCGCTGCGTGCCTCCGCCTTGAAGATCTCCTCCGGGGACACTGTTGTCCTTACAACGGATGGCATCCGGCAGGGATTTGAAGACGGACTGGTCCTGTCCGCGAGCCCTCAAAAGACCGCAGAAAGCATTCTCAGGCGTGACGGACTGGACACAGATGACGCTTTGGTGCTGGTCGCCAAATTTCAGGGGAGGGCGCGATGA